The genomic region CCACTTGTGGGAGagtaataagtaggcccacacggaatctgtgtgcgcagaattccacaggttttctgcagatttttagcccatcattaattatgtttatttacttgagtaaatgtgtgtaaatctatatttattcagtttttaaattaatttcagtaatattatcgactaatatgaaaatgttcatctgatttacttgcaatacagtttgtacagtattatTTCTATtctttttagtagatatattatatgagagacttgctttgtttaccaaataaggtggatctaattggattttaaacattaaataaaagtttaaaagatattatttttttaattttatatattaaggttttagttatgatactcccaaaataattctgcagaaatccacagatttttaccaaaattctcagcagaaatggcaaaaaatgtctgcagtttccgtctggccctagtaataagtacattttctttcttttgctgaactATAACTTCAAGTCAACTTAAACTAGAAATTAAACAGTAAACCAAATGTGAAAAAGCAATTATAAAACtgttccatattgaatgataacatTTGTGCAACTgagtaattaatttgttgttgctttcatttttttgtcaagtctggtttgtttttgttttttttctgtgaagatgtttgttgcaaaatatttaatacaaatgtgGTTTTCGCAAAGGTTGGTATTGAGGATTGTTACATTCGGTTTATTGTGAGACAACTCGGTGTCAGAAACTACAGTGAAACACTTGGTAAAGACACTAGGCCAATTCACATCTCACAGACAAATGCCAACAAACAAGTTGCCTGTTGTATTTAGAATGTTGTGAAAAAAATGACTTTGGGAAACATGAGGGTGTCTACGGGAACATGAAAATGTCTTAAAGGGCACTTTTATGGTGAAAAATCttcttttaaagctgtttggacagacatatatgtaggtatagtgtatacaCCGTCAtatggggtgatataaacacacccagtcttttttttcccttcaatttaacaacataaaaacggtggaccaattggagaggTTTTCAGACCGgccacaacttgacgtaggagtgcggtctccccgcccaccaatattgattgacaggcgagcattaacatgtctccatagtaacgcatataatcatatcaacaagacaggatgtgcgcaaagcaaccgggaataaaaggtctgttcagtttgctaggatcatcaatcatcatcacacgtgatcaagagtgagtttgacaagtttaaaatgttttaaaacggaGCATGTGtggaatgaattacagcgatttacttaaTCAACACAGCCgggtgtcagaacaattataaaagaagacgcgtGGTTTGTgggcgttaaatcaggtttattttttacatgaacataacagatattcatacagcagtggagattaacctgtatcctgtcacatatgtgtgcaaaAAGAGAGCAAAGCTAAACGctctttctgtctgtgtgtgtgtgctttgtaatgacattgtgtgtgactcatggttgcaactccacaaaaatgcatcaaatactcattggtaaagttcttactgtagtatttctcacaaatgttacgtgagatctgcttactgaggcagccgagggcggtgaTTGATGCATGctgctgacaggcatgtgggaacggtgggcggggaggactagccttaaaagcccagtacaaaaaaaacagcaacaaggttTTTCCAGCtaaacttcagacagctataataaataatctgaagggtgttttgagctgaaactttacagacacattctggggacacacaAGACTTGtcttaaatctggaaaatggggtaacctaggtgccctttaaatttcaaaaacttaattttaggcctaaaaaaaaagtcttaatcaccaacaatccattcTCTATTAAACTTTTAATAAAACTCAATTTACAATATGGTTTAATATTGtctttacaataatatttgtttaatagtCCTCTGTGTTTTTATAGTCCTTattgtgcatacatttattttgttatagttTTTAAAGATATGTTTTATGGAAAAATGTGTGTATGCTACTAGGATTTACTTATTTTCACTTTAAGACATTTGGCTaagaaataacaaattaaattgtaatgtaatataatgtaaaatactataaaaagtcctacgtaagtctgaaatttcattcataatagtcttaaaaaggtctttaaaaagtcttaaattttactttgtgaaaccagcagaaaccctgtGTATGTTCAGACTTCCCTAACATTTGCCACATAATAATTAATCAAAAGATTTTTCTCAGGGCTATTACTTGTGATAATTAAATGGGTTCAGTACTCACAAGTTCTTTCTAAAgatatgattatgattttttgttttgttgattattTGATTCAGATATGTTGCTCAGCTCTACTCTAAAGTGACCAAGATAAAGCTGGAGTTTGACACAGAGCCGCACATGCTGAAAGGAGGTAATCCTGACACATTTAGTGTATATGCTGAAGATCAGTGTTATCACTTGGTATGATTTTAGAGCTTACAAAGTCCCATTTTCTTCTTGATAGTTCACTACGGTGGGGATGTGGTGACCCCCATCAACATAGACACCTCCACCCGTACACCCTGTGAGGTCAGCGATGAGCTCTGGAGCCTGGTTAAGACTGAATGGTAGACCTGCTGCATGTGAACAGTGttagtttgtttactgtttgttttatatatatatgtatatgtatgtgtgtgtgcgtgcgtggatgtgtgtattttttgtatGTTCAGGTCTGTTAGTAAATATTTCTCGTTTTCGCCACAAGATGTCACTGCTTCACTAATCCCCCAAGCTGATTGAAAATGCACTGTGGGTTAACGAGAAAACAATTTCAACGTCTTTATTTGGGAACATATTTTATGATTAAGCCTTCAGATTTCCAGAGCAGTGGTTCTGatcacacaaatttaaaatgtttttttttttttaaagcagacgTTCAGACCACCGAAGTGAAGTATTattctgttcttttttttgtatggttcttgtaaatgacaaaaatatgaatttgaagaTATAGCATAGATGGGTTGCATCTTGCATTCATTTGAAattgtctgtctctgtgtgaaaaggcactttttttgtaatttatactcctttctaaaataacattttctaaattgttgtttttttgtatttattttctgtctgtctgtctgtctgtctatctatctatctatctatctatctatctatctatctatctatctatctatctatctatctatctatctatctatctatctatctatctatctatctatctatctatctatctatctatctatctatctatctatctatctatctatctatctatctatctatctatctatctatctatctatctatctatctatctcaatgAATGGATCCATCCATCCCTAAATAAAATTCTGTCTATCTCTTTACGTAAATCCTATTCTATACCTACCTATGTGTCCATCTACCTacctacacacatatacagttgaagtcagaattattagcccccgtttattttatttttttccccaatttttgtttaacggagagaagattttttttcagcacatttcttatcataatagtttcaataactcatttctaataactgatttattttatctttgttatgatgacagtaaataatatttgactagatatttttcaagacacttctatacagcttaaagtgacatttaaaggcttaagtaggttaactaggcaggttagggtaattaggcaagttattgtataatgatggtttgttctgtagactatcgaaaaatatatagcttaaagggactaataattttgaccttaaaatggtttaaaaaaaaaaatcaaaaactgcttttactctagctgaaataaaataagactttctccagaagaaaaaaaaaaagtgtgtgtatgtatatgtgtgtgtgtatatatatatatatatatatatatatatatatatatatatatatatatatatatatatatataggtttttgCAAGTCACGACTAAAATTagctttttcccccttttttttttgaCTTCTACTTTCACTGTTTCTAATTTCACTTTTTTGGCATATTGAATTTCTTTCAGTGCATCTATGGATGGGTGTTCTATTCTTTCAAAAGCCTAGTCATCCTACTCCGTTCGCGTGACCAGTTTAACCTTTGCTTGTCTTACTTTAAAAATGAGTCACATCAGGCCCTTCAGGTGCAGAGACAAGCAGTTTCAGCTTTGGTAAACATCCGGACTGGCACGAGCATACATCTTTTTTCTGTAGGGGTTTTTCACAAAGACGGCGCAGTGAGAAAATGTTGTACATGTGGCTCTTGCCCTGTGAAATGACAAAACCACAATATTGTCATAGTTTAGTTTAGGCCTGGTTAACATGTGGTGTGGGTGTGATTGAAGCTAATGGAAATCAGCTCGATTCAATTTAAGAGAATAGTTTTTTAAGTTCTTGTATGGACTTTAAAAGTTTTATATGTGCATTTGTTGTGTTAATGAAATGTTTTAGTTAAATGAAACTTTTCCAGAATAACCTGCTCAAATCATAACTGAATGGATTTTCCATCGCTCATCTTTACAAACAccaacataatataaatatatatttgtcaccgtctgtttttaatttttgtggGAATCTATATACTGAATATTTTCAGTGTAATCATTAGAAACAAACTCTATGCAGTGCAAAATGAGTCAGGGTTTCTGACTCAAAAGAACACAAGACAAATATTCAAGCAACACTTTTAATTAATGCActtaaaggtttgttttaaagctcaTAATTTAGGAccaacaaaatacatttaaacagataCTAATGCACCATTTTCAGTACACAGACACTTTATTTACAGAACTGTAATATTGCTTGAATGTCAGTGCTGTTTTTATCATGACCGATTGCTACACATAAATGTAGGCATTCCATATAATAGCATACAAAACTTTGTtgcaatatttataaaatatacaatatttatatagCTTGTGCCACTGAATGCCACTTGAATTTCCTCTTTGGTTAAATGCAGACCATGGTGTATGGTGAGCTTAAACACGAATGAAGTATTTGCCAAAAATACCATTATAAGAAGGAAACCtcttacaaaatgtatttttaaaatacccaAGGacaaatgtgctttataaaccTGTCATTTCCTCTACAAAGTCTCTGAACAATTCAGTTGTTATTTGGAGGTGGAAATTACTTGTTACACAAGctcatatgctttttttttttttttacaaaatgcaaACAAGAGTCTCGTATAACAGAATCATAACGTCTTGTCAAAGCATTTTTGTGCAATGCATCGTTCTGCTGCTTGTTATTTGCCATTCAAAATCCTATTTTTACAAAGGCACTGTAGCTCTTTACTTGCAAGTCTGACCCTCAGACAGTCCATTTTAAACACTGGTGTTTATCACAGTACAAAAATTCCTCTTGTCTGGTCAACCACGTTCTCTGGCAGCCACATGGCTTGCTTTAATGCATATGGAGGAAACCAAGTCTGTAGTCCAAAACAGGACTTTTATGAGTTCCGACTTCTGCTTCAGACTTGTTTACttggcagttttatttaaaataaatattcagagTAAACCAGAACCTGGTTTATTTAAACTTAAGGCATTCTTCTTACTCCTCAACCCTTAAGTATCCTTGGGTAGATAGCTTTAATAGTAGATGGTGTAAAGTTTCCTGATGAAACCGTGGTCTCCAGGCCTTCCAGCCTGTGCGATGGCACTTCTGCCCTACTGGTGCTACAATCCAGAAACGGCATGCCAAACTTCTTGACCTGTCCATCTTTTGTTAGCAGACAATAGCTGCAGACCAGTCTTAGAATGGCTCTGCGCATGTCTTTACTAGTCAGGGTGTAAATGATGGGATTGAGGAGCGAATTGATCATGGCAATGCCCAAGAAGTAGTCCGCCTTGAACAGCACCTCGCAGCTTTGAGCAGGGCATGAGAAGTCCAGCAGAAGAAGCACAAAAAGGGGGAGCCAGCAGGCGATGAAGACGCCAAGAACAATGGTGACCGTCTTCAGCAGAGCCAGATACTTCTGGGACTTTCTCGCCAATCCTTTACGCTGCGTGCCAAAGCCTAACCGCTGGGTGTTGGACTTGACGATACGGAAAATGCGCACGTAGAGCACCACGATGGACATCAGAACTAGGGTGAAAACAGTGATGCAAAAAAGGATGAAGCTCTTGGCGTAAAGCGGCAGGACAGTAGAGCATTCGTCCAAGTTTCCTATGCAATTCCAGCCCATGATTGGAAGAATGCCGAGGAGAATTGACAAGAGCCAACTTGCACCGATCAAACCAAACATCCGGCCACGCTTGGCTCCTTGGTACGGCTTCATGCGGACCATCGTGACATGCCGCTCAATAGCTATCGCGAGGAGACTGATGACAGATGCAGCAAGAGTGATAAACACACCACCTTCTCGAAGAAACCACAGCACTGGAGTCATTTTGAGAGTGTTTGCCCCTGAAGTCACAATGTTCACCATGTAGGTGAAACCTGCAAGCAGATCAGACAGCGTCAAGCTGCCAAGTAAGTAGTACATTGGCATGTGGAATTTTTTGTTCTTCCATATTGCCACCAAAACGATCGCATTTTCCACTACAATAAGAAGACAAATGATGAGAAACGCAATGGCCTCTGGTTTCAGTCCATCCCGGTATTTATTCTCTTTCAGCTTTCCGGTGAAGTTGTAATGGGCCATGATAACTGCATTGCTCTGGTACTCCCGGAACATCCTGAACATATAAGCTGGGGACGAGGTCATGGGTGGTGGAGTTGGTGCGATGGCAGCACTGGCAGCGTATGAAGCTTCCATTCCTCTTATGCAGACCTTAAAAGACTCTCTGATGGATCTCTGTTGAGCAGGTAGTCCTTATTGCCATATTCCATCAAAGCACATAAAACAATCTCTCATAGATTAAACGGTATTAATGTATCCTTAAGGCGAAATATTCACTGCTTTCCTTCTTGATGCTCAAATCACAGCTTTGCTATATCCTCAAATGCCACCAGAGGGAACTGAAATAAAGCATTCAAAAATAATGTTAATTGATTGAATTAAAAgtaatgttgaataaaatataacTAGATATTTGTTGAAaacataaaaatgcatgtaatgaaatgtatatttaacatttatcacatgttgttttaaataattttgctttCATGCTCAATATTTAATTAGTGTTAACATAATGCACTGTTTGTTATCTTAAAGGACATTTTAATCAGATTACATGTAATTACATCAagaattttgtttttttcctctcaGAATTTGTGTTTTACTCCAAAGAAAATTGTGCGAGCATCAACAGTGCATGAATTAGAATTAGTCAGCAGACTAAAAGAAAGTACAGTAGCCTACTGGAAAAAAGAAATTGataatattttaacataaaacTTTGTCAATGTTACTAGTATGTGATTTCATTTGACTAAAGTATATTTTACTGACCacatttgataattttttaatgttaagaTGATCtgctatttttaatatatttttagtaGTCACAGATATACTTATTGATGATATGCAGTGCTTCCCTGTAAAGATATAAACTATGTATTATCGTGTTAAATACACAACCATTTACGTTGTTTTTCTCCgatatttaatttagctttaaaaTTACACACTATATGGCAATGAAATCTGTTGAACGAACTAACAGGTTTGCTGTAGCATTAAACCTTTTTTCTCAGCgctaaaataattttcatttttaaaagataGGACGATCCCGCGAATTCTGCATGTAGATCATATTAAACAATCGCACAACTATTGCGCCTGTTGCGTTAAACAATTCAATCGTTTACTCAAAAGTTTTGCTCTAGAATAAGACAAACACGATCACTCCTTTAATCATTCTTGTGCAAGCAAACTTTATCAAGCATTTTGTAACTGCACGAAACGTCTCTGCAAAAGTTTACACACTCCGTTCTCTTTCAAACAGTCAGACTAATCTCTATTTAAACTTGTAACTTCGCGCACAGATGTAAATGAACGTACCTTTTAAGTTGTAAATATTGAAGAATGTTTGGAAATGACAAATGCTCCTCTATTTCTCCCTCATGTCCTGCGCACAACCGACTGAGGCAGCGGGCAGCAGCTGATGTGAGAACTGAACCTTGGATCGGGACTCGTCTTAAAGTGGGCTGGTCTTGGCTTTCGGCTGTTCTCCTCTTTCTGTTCTGTCTGCGGCTGCTGAGACGGCACTTATTTTGGGTAATGAATTGCTTTGCAAACTTGAAGATACTTTGACATTTTATATGGCTTGatgatttttttccccccttATATGTGAAGTTAATTACAAAGTGCACCATTTATGCAAACGTGTTTATGAAATAATTTGTGGAGATCATAAAATTTATTCAAttccattcatgtttatttctatagcgctttttacaatgtagtcaaagcagcttaacatagaagttatagtaaattgaaactgtcagtccagttttcagagttgaagttcagttcagtgtggtttaattttcactgctgaaagtccaaacactgaagctccacaagtcccaaaccaagcaagccagtggtgacagcggcgaggaacaaaacttcaccaattggcgaaagtgaaggaaaaaagaaaaattaatgcgaggaatgcaaaattttgtaattgtggtcaattttttttacatctcaAAAGTGATAATtgaatataatttacattttgaatCAATGATGAGtcaagtcaaacacacacacacacacacacattgatctctgtgtgtgctgttaaataatactttttgtcaTACTAAATTAAACTTctttaaaacatatttctgttaaattaaacaaagcataattttttttgtaaagaatacaaaatgtaattgttttacttCTAAAAGTGACAGTTGAATATAACAATTTTTGAAGTCtagtcaaatacacacacacacacacacacacacacacacacacacacacacacacacatatatatatatatatatatatatatatatatatatatatatatatatatatatatattagtctgtGTATTATATTTTAGTCAAATCCTATAAATTcggttttattaaaaaatatttcatttgtaaattggGAATTGGCATCTTGTTAATAGTTAAGATGCTTAATTCCTGTTTTTTGTTAGCTagtaaaagatgttttttttttttaattgcacttaaagggatagttaaatgcactcactatttactcccttGTTTCCaactggttttatttatttatttttttgagcgcAGGTATTTTGAAGCGTTTTATGCTTTCTCTACAATATCTTCTTAcatgttcacaaaaaaaaaaaaaaaaaagaaggaagcaTGTCCAGGTCTgaattgttattgttttaataataattacccTGTAACATTCTGGAAAGTTTTTATAATTGCCAAAAATAACCcgaaacaatgttcattttggttatttaaaaaaatatcaataaaataataatgttaaataaaactttggttattttaaaaataaacacacagccTATAACAAATgccattttattcttttattctgtaaatatatgtttttgttataatttaatttaattaactttattttgatagtccgtttgttgaattaaagttacattgcatctacacgcCAACTAACTCTCATCAGATCatatgtagactgttaggttggtgttagggttagtgtaagttgacatgtacttgcaaagtttcttatagtcagttaaatgtctgtttagcaacAGTATCaaaagatattaagcagacagtctactaatactcaaatggaccatcaaaataaagtgttaccaatttaataaataatgtattttctatttgggctacttaaatttgtatttgGGGTACCAAAAAATGAAGAGTGCCTGTCTGAAGGGCTACCagggattttaaaatattgcgagccctaaatattataataatatattataatgtaataatttttattgtaataatattttattattattattttaccactTTTAAGAAGTGATCCTGTAAAATCACAAATTAATTACAACTCATTATCCAGTTTTTGTACCGACcccaaaaatacattttcatgttGGCACAATATCAGAAAGTATCA from Danio aesculapii chromosome 3, fDanAes4.1, whole genome shotgun sequence harbors:
- the s1pr5a gene encoding sphingosine 1-phosphate receptor 5a, with the protein product MEASYAASAAIAPTPPPMTSSPAYMFRMFREYQSNAVIMAHYNFTGKLKENKYRDGLKPEAIAFLIICLLIVVENAIVLVAIWKNKKFHMPMYYLLGSLTLSDLLAGFTYMVNIVTSGANTLKMTPVLWFLREGGVFITLAASVISLLAIAIERHVTMVRMKPYQGAKRGRMFGLIGASWLLSILLGILPIMGWNCIGNLDECSTVLPLYAKSFILFCITVFTLVLMSIVVLYVRIFRIVKSNTQRLGFGTQRKGLARKSQKYLALLKTVTIVLGVFIACWLPLFVLLLLDFSCPAQSCEVLFKADYFLGIAMINSLLNPIIYTLTSKDMRRAILRLVCSYCLLTKDGQVKKFGMPFLDCSTSRAEVPSHRLEGLETTVSSGNFTPSTIKAIYPRILKG